CTATACACAGGTTAAAATCATTCAAAATACATCAAATTCTTACAGATAGCATTTCTGGAGGACAGAGTGAAATTATCTGGGTGAGCAGTTGTGTTTTGCTGACTGATCTGCTGACAGAGGAGGAGAGTCTGGCTGAATGACTCTGCTCTTTTCACTTCTGGGTGTTCATTAGTCAGGACAGTGACACAAGTTCTGCTGTGTTGGGGAGCTGGCTCCTGTCAGGGACCTTGGGAATCACCCTGATCAAAGTGGAGGTGCAGAACTGGAATTTCTATCAGTGGGGGTTCCCACAGAagttcaaataaataaaaattagaattcTGCAGTTCAATCAGAGGCTGAAAATAAACTCAACCAATCAACAACCAATGACAAAccatcccccaaaaaaacccaaactaaacaGCCAAGAAAGGAAGTTTTTTATGTGTTAAAAAGTTTGAGAAATGTTCTTTAAATTTTGCTCTAGTCATGTTTTACATTCAAGAAATTGAAGCAGCCAGCCCAGATCTCACTGGACTTGGCTGCAGTTTTATTCCTCTCTGGAATCTGATGTTTTCTTTGGGAGAATCCCTCTGTAAAAAGGAACTGCAGAGATCACAGCCTGATGCTCATTAACAGAGAAATTTTCCATTCCTTTGCCAATGGAAAAGAGGTAGTAAACTATTGATACCCATTTTAACTGGTCAGGACTCTGTGGGGCAGTCTTTATGAACAAAAACTGGCTCCAACATCTCTGTCACAGCTGATAATAAAGACAATTAATATATCAAAATGTCATATAGAGAAGGGCATTTTGGCCTACTCACTGTTCTGATTGATGACAGAAGTCACCCAGGTAGTTTTTAAATGCATTACCTTTAATTTTAATAGTAATAATTATATATGAATATATCTAACTGCTTTTCCCCCAGTCATATATATTCTCTGAAAGCTTTATTACAATTCAGATAAAGTGCAGCTAAGGTTTGTtatctgctgtttgtttttttttttttttagaggatCTTTAATTTGCACATTGGACTTGCAGGTTAAAACACTCACTGTGCCTGGTAAGGAGGAGGTGTGGGTTGTAAAGGTTGTCTAAAACTCTCTTTACTGGCAGGTTCTTGCTGTTGTTGTGTGAAAACTGCCCATGGAATGATCAGATATTTTTGCTGTCACTGAGGGTTGTATTAAATGAAAATCCCCtcttgcagcagctgtgctgctggtttttgtGTCCCAGGGATATTCCAGATGAGTTCAGCCACTGATCCAGCTGAGGCCCTGGATATCAGgccctgtgcaggagctgctgggagaggctggcCCAGCCATCTGGAAATCTTGCATGGCTTTTGGCTCCAAGATAAGGAGTTAGTCCCACTGCTGGAAAGCTGAGATCAGCTGTTCCTAGAAAATTGTGCTGGGTGATCTCTACACCACGTCCCAGGGCATGAGTGAACTCTGCCTGGCCAGGGGATAAAAGCTTTTAACTTAGTGTATGGTCCCAGGTCCTGCTGAAGCAGTTCCACAGCAGTTAAAGCTGGCTATAAATTGCATTTCTGCCTCTCTAATTACTGCCTTGGAAGCAGTAAAGGCATAATTGGGGGTGTgggtgctgagcagagcctctgccagggctgtTTGATGTGATTGCAGCCTTTGAGAAGGGCAGAGAGAGGCCCTGTCCCACTCTGATTTCAAACACACCCAATTCCTGCATGTCCATAATGCTACAGGACATTTCTGTCCCACTGTCTCTGGTTCTTATTTGTTTCTGATTTTGgaaaaaggttgtttttttgttttgtttttttttttgagaaaaagagCCAGTGTAATTCCCTTCAGATCAAGTTTTTATAGCTTTGACTTGGATAAAAACTTAACAAAAACGTGTTACTCTGATAACATTTCAGTAGGTTCCTGATCTTTGTCCTtaggaaggagaggagaaaagaagaatcTTCCTTGGTATGAAGTAGCACAAATCCATGTTAAGTTTAGGGGCAGAGCAGTTCTGGTGCACAAGGTGTGGGTGGCAATGGGAGGGGCAGGGTTACCTGATAGGAACTTGTGATCCTTCATGATAATTCTTGCAGTGTTTGGTATCTAAGCAGCTTGTTTTAAACACAAACATGGTgcagaaaaactgcattttttcattttatttaattgttcTCAGAGAAAGCTGGAGGGGGAGCTGTACATAAATTGTAGCACTTTACTTGGCTTTGTATAATGTTATATAATGTTATAAAATCATTGGTTTTGCCAGTAATTCTACACGAGGTACAAAATTCTCAATAAAGAACATCCTCTTGTCCTCAGGCATTTATCCAGCATCTGTCACTATATAAACAGCTATTATCAGTTTTTATCCTTCTGAGTAAGAAAACTTCACATATCCTTAATTAAATCATTAGTGCAGAATGAACCAGCCTAAATATCCCAGCAATGTGCTGCTCATCACTTTATGATCTGGCATAAAGCTGGAATGTTTGGGATATTTGTGTTGTGCCTCATTCTGCAGAGCAAACATTGTCCTTTGAAAACCCCCTGTTCTCTCTCCTGTCAGACACAGGGATGTTGGACTGGCCCCAAAACTGGGGAGATTTACTGGCCACTGGAGTGGAAGTCAGTGGCTTGTTTTGGGTCATGGGCTTCTCTTGGAACAGTTCAGGTGTTTTAGTGGCTTCTCCTAAATATCCTGAGCTACTTCATGTGCTTGGCATCCATAGCTACACCTTCccaaaaaaaagtgctttttttgctCTCTAACACATTAGTTAATTTGAAATGAACCAAATACAGTATATTCATAACCAGTTGCAGAGCTGAAGCTCTGTTTAGGACTTTCAGGACTTTATCTTGCAGGACTGGCAGCATCTCAGGATGGCATCTGCCAAAACACCTGGGGTACCTGTGAGCTCCATCAGCTTTTAGAACAGCCACTTTGTGTGTTTTCATCACAAATCTGAGTTAGCAGCCTCTGGACGGGGAGATAAGGGAAGCTGTCTCTTGTCAGCATTTCCTACTCCTTGTTTCCTGCTCTCCTCAAAAAATTCTGCTTGGAAATGACACCCCTGAGAGatttaaagcttttatttgcCTTTGTTCCCTTTGAGCTTTGGGGAGGGCCAAGCCTGATTTTTAGCAGTGGTGATCCTGTGTCACATGAAGTGGTTTCTGCTGTGAGACTCTCAGAGATCAGAGcactgaaaagagaaatgaagtgtgtgtgtggctgAATGCAGGAACTGAGGGCTGTTGGAGCAGCAGCTTGGGGCTGAGGTGAGGTTTAAAGTGCCTGGGGTAttgtgtgagcagggctgtcctggAGAGGCCAGGGGGAAGCTGTCCTTGTGTCCTGCTCCCTGTGACACGAGGTGCTTGTTGCTctgagccccatccagcctggccttggacacttgcagggatgtgGCATCAACCACACTCCCTGTGAAGTTCCCTCAGTGTTCCAGGAATGGCCATGCCCATGATTCCTGTTCTGgagaagagctgctgtgggctgtTGTCACCTGTGTGGGTGGGGTGGGTAGGGCAGGTTGGACCAGTCCTCCCACACtggtccccagggctgggagctgtcctgggctcccctgcacagcccacCTTGTGCCAGTGCTCACAAGCAGCAAATTGCTCAAACCACCTTCAGTGAGGGCTTCTCTCAGCTCAGGCTGTGTGTGGACACCTTCTAGGAGGAGTAACACAAAGCATACATTAATGCCAACATGTTCAGAAGGTGTGTTTCACATTAAAGTGCAAAGCTGAGGGAACATTCCTCCTTGGAATTGAACAAGCTGCTTCTCCCAGGGGTCCAGCAGGAGGGGgggacctgcagcagcacaaacacctcATGTGGCAGGGGCTGCACCAGCAACTCTGCCTCCTGTGATGGGGTGAGGGTGAACAAGGGTGGTTTTGGTGGATGAGCTGGGATATTGAAGCTTTCTGTTTGTGGTCTCTGTGGTGTGTTAGGGGTCTGCTGTGACAGGTGGTGGCCACAAGGCAGCAGCCACCCCTAAACAGCTTTGTTGGAGGAAGCAAATCAAGGTTTGGGAAGCATAGTTTATCTGGGAAGGATGGACAGCCAACACTAGAACATGTTGAGTGTTTCTCTGTGCTGAGTGGCATTGGTGCAAAGTGAGAATGGCTGTTTGGGACAAATCTCATCAATCCCTCCTGTcctttgctgtgcagctgccctgcaggcCCTGAAGCGCAAGAAGAGGTATGAGAAGCAGCTGGCACAGATAGATGGCACACTATCAACAATTGAATTCCAGAGGGAAGCCCTGGAGAATGCCAACACCAACACTGAAGTGCTCAAGAACATGGGTTTTGCTGCTAAGGCTATGAAAGCTGCTCATGACAACATGTGAGTTCCTCCCTCCTGCATCTTTCCACGGGATCTGCATTTGTTAGAAaggtggagctggagcagcaaaaCCACCTTTTGAAAGGCTCTCACTTAAACCAAACTTGAACAAAATATCAATGCTTCCTTAGTTTactactgatttattttctgcatttatttaaaagctgtgtagCACCACAAAATGGGAGCCTGGAGCAGTTACAGATCCAACTTGTAGCAGCTAGAATTTTAAGCCTCAAGAGGGGGTcttaaaacttgtttttctgcagtggagTTGGTGTATGTAGCAATAATTAAAGGTAAAACTTCATTATGGGAATATTGTGCTTGCTCTACAAGCAAATATTGTGGATGTAATAATGCTGAATCAGGGAAGAGagcaaattattattaatatcaGTGGTGCAGAACAAAACCTCTCCCTGGTGTCTGTATAACTGCTGGGAGCTAAGCTTGCagggaaaagttaaaaatacatctcTAATTGTATTGAGACCAGGGGGATAAAACCCAGACTTGCATGCAAAGTGTATTTTGGAAATGTCACTGTGGTGTGGCATTTCTACAGAACCCAGGAAATGCAATGTTGATTGGGAAGGTTCCTGCTGGTactgacttttttcctttcttttccagggACATTGATAAAGTAGATGAATTAATGCAGGACATTGCAGAACAGCAAGAGCTGGCAGATGAGATCTCTACAGCCATCTCCAAGCCAGTaggatttggggaggaattTGATGAGGTATGGCTTTCaatttgcttctgtttgtaCCAGTGAGGCATGGAATCCTCTGGGTTGGGAAGCCTTGGGATCAGGAGTCCAACCACAGACCCCATCACTACCCTTGAGCAGCTCATCTGCATGGCTTTGAAATCCCCCCAGGAGTTGTGACCTCTAGGAGTTCTTTCTCTGCAGATCTGCACCTTGTGTGTGCctgggtgcagggctgggctgtgaaaTCTCTCCTGAATTGGTAGTGGCTGTGACCTGGACTTCATGCTCAGAATGGTCTAGATGGCCTGACTATTTGGACTTGGATTTGAGAATATTTGGACTTGGATTTCTCCtatgttttctttgctttccctACCCTCTGAGACATCAAGTACAGGAATCATCACATCAGAATCAGACTCATCATCTCCTCCCTTTGCTCTGATCCTGTGTATTTGtgctattttatttaataatatgaTCAGCTATTTCTGCTTGTTAATAAATATGACTTAaagttccttcttttttcttttttttctccttgaaatcCTAGGATGAACTCATGGCAGAGCTAGAGGAACTAGAACAAGAAGAACTAGACAAAAACTTGCTGGAAATCAGTGGTCCGGAGACAGTACCACTACCAAATGTGCCCTCAATATCAATACCCTCCAAGCCAGGTATGGATCAGCCCTTACTGAAACATCCTGGGTCACTAAAAGTGTGCTTAttcatctgccagctcctggaatttgggagatgtggctgcaggaagcacagacattttgctttctgaatcCCAAATCACACCCAGTGCCATTTCTCTGTAAGGGGCACCTGCCtttcagaagcagcacaaaaatcactccctgtcccaggagcagctgctcatcCAGGTTACCTGCAGCCTGGATGATGCTCAGGGTGCAGTGGAGGTGTGGGACAAGGGAGCCTttttccaggtgctgctgggccaACAAGGAGGAAATCTTGGCAAGACACCCTGAGGTTGTAAAAGGGAGGAAGAGTAAATCAACTCATAAAATCATtcaagttggaaaagacctgcaGGGTCATTTAGCTCCAGGCAGGTTCACATTGCCCCATGGATCCATGCTCCATTGCTGCTCCTTTGGGTTTTAATTTGATCCCTGctgctttgggtttttatttgaTCCCTGCTTTTCTGGCCTGTGACAGGATCTTCCCTTGGGGTTCCCCTCTTTGGGAAGGTGTGGGTTCCTCTGCAGTACCCAAGCCAGGCAGTCCCAAAGTCAGGGTCATTCCACTTCTAGAACACACATATCCAGGGAATTTCAGCTGGTGTGAGGATTTGACCTGGAGGCTGGACAAGAAGTGTTTATATTTACAGTGATGGTTCAAAGCTGCTCTTAAATCTGCACTGATGCCTCTTGTATGAGCATTACCCATGGAAttcagctgagctgggacaccTCTGGCAGTACTCATGGGAAATGAAGCTTTACAAGTCCATTTTGCTGAATCTGCCTGACTGTGATGAATaactaataaataataaataatagaCTTTGCAGCACTATTCCATGTTGGAATGagcttggaaaaggaaaaaaagtccaaaaaaGCAGTGGATGAAAATAATCCCAATTGATCAGTGTCTGTAATTatcctgctgcctttccaggctgggatgggtgtgggaagcagcagcactggcagaacAGGTTCTGTTTGTGCCACTCTCCTTGTGTGATACTCTGCTTTTATTCTGACACCACTTTTTGTGTGTTCCTGGTTATGTTTTGCCAGACAGAATTGCTGACCAGAGTTGGTGAAAGGGGAGGGAGTTCTATCAGAATATCTGAAATCTGAGATTTTATCAGATTCAGGAGAAATAGATTCAATGAACCAGTGCATTGCCTTTTTATTGCCTGGCTGGTTTAATGAGGTTTGTTCTCTGAATAATCTTAAAACACAATGCCTTGGACCCAGATCTACTCTTTGCATTTTGTGACTGCACACAAGTAAGAGGTGCTCTAATTGTGGACATATTTAAGGAGCTACAGAGCATAAAACTCAGGGAAACTCCctaaaataatataaattgtGTACAATTTTGGTAGTAAAAGCTGCAAGCACAAAGCTCAGTGTTTCACAGGATTTGTGCTAAGCTGCTTTTGGATGGAAATTCCATTAATGTATTTAAGTGGCACTTTTTGTTTCAATAAAGCTGCCTTCAAGGCTGGCacttgggaaaaattgggattCTGGGGTGGTGTTGGGTGgggattttgtgtttattttttgaactgaaatttttttttacttaaaactGAATTAACAATGGAATTAAAAGTTTGCTTGTGATTACCATGGTCAGACTTCCAGAGGGAAAATTGTCCCTAATGGGTCAGGTTCATGTGTAATCATCTTTTTGGGAATAATAATGTGTCTTTTGAGGTAGAACTGACTGTGTTACCTCCTTTTTATCCATTGAAGGGAAAGTGACCAGgagctttcctgcttttccagctctcagGAGCTGTCTGAGTTTTGGCTTTAAACAGTCTGAATGAGGAATTTTGTTGTTGGTGGGGTCAGAAGAAATTCAGGCAGAATCTGTTTTTGTTTAATGGAGTCTGGAGGAGCTTAATATAGAAAATCAAATTCCAGCCTTGTACAAATGAGGGGTCTGGAGCTTGGAGCTGACTCAGTTTTCCTGATGTAAACAGGAATGACATAAAACAGAAATtgtttcactctttctttttttgacatttttcaaaattattgcAGCTATATGTGGgttcaaagctttttttttgctgagttAATGGAAACTGGACTTGTCAGGTTATGACAGAGAGAAtctttttctgctctggaaCAGCCAGGAATGAGGAGAGGGCAGTGCCCAGACCCACATccaccctgctgccagggagcacaggaggagGGGAGTGGGATGTTCTGTACATTCTGTACCTGACCCAAACACCTCATCTCTTGCATTTGCAGTATTGATGGaataaggaatttatttttggtgGGGAAGAGATTAATACTGGAGATATCAGATGAGTTTTTGTAAGAAGCTGCATCCCTCTGAAAGAGGCATGGAAATCATAGAAAAATACCACATTTTAACTTTCATGCCCACTGCCTTCTTCCTGTGGGAGCTGTTGTCTTTTCCCACTCAGAGTGGGACTGTCAGGAGGTTTAGCCCATGCTGGCTCTTTCAGCAAAGCACCTTTTACTTCAGTTCAAAAaggttttgtgtattttttgaCCACAGGTGGCCTTGGGTGCTTCATTTACTGTTTTGTCAGTGGCACAGAGGCCACTGGGTTCTGTCAAGATTCCCACTCACTTGTTCTGTTTTGTGATTTTGCAGccaagaagaaagaggaagaagaggatgaTGACATGAAAGAGCTGGAAGCTTGGGCAGGAACCATGTAACaacagcagcccctggctggaAAAAAGACTTTGGTTACCTATTCTGGGTGCAAATGTGTTTTGTTGAGGAGAAAGCATAAGCAAAATGTCTTTATCTTTAATTTTAACCCAGAGCAGTGGGAACTGCATTGCTGTTTTCTGCATAGCATGGAAAAAAGTCTGCccagaggagagaagggggagcaGGGGAATTGCCTGCTGTCGATACGGTTGAATTTCTGTAGAAAAGGTATTTGCAAAATCACTCAGCTTTGGGACTgtgctcctgccactgctggaTCTTCATCTTCAATTTGGGCCATATATTGAATTGAAATAAGCTGAAAAACACTCTGTAATTTTAAGTCAGTTTAAGTGTGTCTAGGAGTCTTGTAAGGCATTTAAAAACCAGGAAAAGTCATAAGCCCCCATTGGCTTCTTTATTGTGTTTTAGGTGCAAGAATGCTTTAGGTTTTTAGTTCTTTGCCAGTTCTATTTATGTCCCTTGACTGCTGTGTGGCCAGCCCTGTGTCTGTCACCGCAACGACGTCGTCACTGTGCCCATTTTAATTGGTGAGAATGATCTGCAGTTGATCCACACTCTCTTGGAAGTAGGGAAGGTTTCAAGTTCAGTTGTACATTTTTCTACATAGCACTACAATGTTTATTGCTTTTTTGTGATAATTGATAACCCATTCAGATACATgcacacaattattttaattaagaaacTACTATGGATTGCACTGTATTAAATATCTCGATTAATTTTcacctgtggctgctgtggtCAATTCTGTGTCCTGTTTAAGTGATCTGGCTGTGGTTTAGGTTTAGTTTGGCCTCTTTCTACATGAGGGACATCCAGTTTAAAGCCTGCTAAACTATGGTTGggttctgctcccagggaacaagggacaggatgGGAGGAAACAacctcaagctgtgccaagaAAAgttcaggaggaatttcttcatggaaggGGTTGTCAGGATTTGaaaggggctgcccagggaggtggtggaatccccatccctggagataaTCAAGGaacaactggatgtggcactcagtgctgtgggctggggacaaggtggggatcagtGTTGCACTCAATAACCTTGGAGATCTGTCCCAACCTCAgtgatcctgggattctgtTCTATGTGAAAATCCCCACACTAAGGAGAAATCAGCTGAATTAAGTTCAAAGCAAGGGGTTTAGGGACAGAGCTGAGACTcttggctttgtttttcatCATGGAAATGACCTCTGCTGTGCActgttgtcctggtttgaaggacaggtgtctgccaatgaaggcaggagcttctctttgaaatggagaatgtaaaccccctccctccaaattattataattttgaaattaagaggctctcaggcaaagatatgggaataggaataacagttctttactaggaaaattaaaatagaaatgcagtattacacagaacagtcccaacccctgccagagtcagaatccaagctgacacccgtcagtcagtcagggtgttggcacagtcccattcaatggtggctgcatcctcctgcaggggcagatgtggttcagctggagcagtgctcctggagaaggtgcagtttcctctgaagctccagggatgatgtggaaaggtctggctttcctctggaatccagtggaaagaaggttccttggtgtcccaaatgtcagtttttatctgggtaggaaaggcttggctgctcccctggctggagcatctcccagtgggatgatggaattttatcagtcatgccctgggactcaatgggccagcagcagatgatatcttcctggagggaggatgggctgtgggaaagataatgattgcccagctggtttaaagatggcccattagcagataatatgtgccaggagatcagggtcactgccccagctgggttaacagatggggacagaattcacatttctggccacatcctgtattgcaacctaa
Above is a genomic segment from Oenanthe melanoleuca isolate GR-GAL-2019-014 chromosome 20, OMel1.0, whole genome shotgun sequence containing:
- the CHMP4B gene encoding charged multivesicular body protein 4b, producing the protein MSGLLGKLFGTGAGGKGGGKGPSPQEAIQRLRDTEEMLSKKQEFLEKKIEQELAAARKHGTKNKRAALQALKRKKRYEKQLAQIDGTLSTIEFQREALENANTNTEVLKNMGFAAKAMKAAHDNMDIDKVDELMQDIAEQQELADEISTAISKPVGFGEEFDEDELMAELEELEQEELDKNLLEISGPETVPLPNVPSISIPSKPAKKKEEEEDDDMKELEAWAGTM